One Brachyspira suanatina DNA segment encodes these proteins:
- a CDS encoding DUF4132 domain-containing protein, whose product MGSIESHIKKVTNNKDISNEIRHTIEDYVYLKTDEVPERVHSIMNRNDFDAFINDLSKCRQDERESYKRLLILYIHNNYEYRENNTYNIIRFYYLDDSVKNGFLYYIFENKENIIGIHFFIDFLKCYNLIFKDLVKIDNKIKNSFNRFIEEIKNKTDDEIIDEYKDYQIYCPLYILSQLIIHTKDKNLAFKLLSIISKIENNENIIIRNILCSLFLIIDVSEEIKNKFLEILSNNKGSSALFMKDINVFYKSEYFIRYIIDINYTTSDNKYNNVTLTYTFINELLEILQKIFYLFKSNSQSIKLELIESLYNDDKDNFYNMYKLYQESVLLDYNNSNPQLKYNNMHFVDNCIDIYLLMSAFLFNKKENEIIDHNIVDRAVDFLCNFLDPLPECYDDYNDYKYLIHNIFEYHTYMLALLYDYNDKAKNFIKSTLYSYITINSFISARNYLYDKTVFNIVKEIFTLNDKVNIIDIYLTYYIYTNAIYSADNKKKTLLNIYNVIEIGNNYLEDIDKFINDDKFIKNISKDINFTIHFLNTLYNKESKIENYKLVLKLLETSKSKEIKKTCIKILEKSESKVKDDLIQKLDKAKGEFETSLKSIIRIWDMSRFNESFEFKNIEEINSHVDKYYNEGYEEKINKYSFIEKEISNVLLKDKKTLVPLKVMKYIFTEYIALKEINKLIDIEKIINHFDMEYFRNALSNIYNEFVNLKYPIELKNIYILYCLYMDDEAVLKLKNEVAYLTNNARGALAAHIVQCMALNGNKLVLVMLDSISLKYKNNQVKNAAKTALENVSSILGISRDELIDKIIPNFDFDSKGQKTLSYGGEAQRTFTISINNDFSLSIKDNQNDKTIKSLPAPNTKDDKDTASKAKKELTELKKSIKNTVENQIIRLKKVLLNGRKWSYKGFKEVFVDNPLMNIFAQKLIWGIYDDNNKLIESFRYTEDGSFNTVHDEEYIFKDELKDKKNITLIHPIELDNDILLKWKNQLSDYDIAQPIEQLNMIYELPEEKDINKNLEIVYHDNKVNPYALMKFAASLDMKRGEVLDAGTFFEYSLKDEIAKIMFVIHFNYLMVGYVQEEDVDIERAVFYKLDEDNNFDFNCPSNPLELNKRFVSSMCGLVKEL is encoded by the coding sequence ATGGGAAGCATAGAAAGCCATATAAAAAAAGTTACAAATAATAAAGATATTTCAAATGAGATTAGACATACTATTGAAGATTATGTGTATTTAAAAACTGATGAAGTACCTGAAAGAGTTCATTCTATAATGAATAGAAATGATTTTGATGCTTTTATTAATGATTTAAGTAAATGCCGACAAGATGAGAGAGAATCATATAAAAGACTGCTTATTCTTTATATACATAATAATTATGAATATAGAGAAAATAATACTTATAATATTATAAGATTTTATTATTTAGATGATTCTGTAAAAAATGGATTTCTTTATTATATTTTTGAAAACAAAGAAAATATTATAGGAATTCATTTTTTTATAGATTTTTTAAAATGTTATAATTTAATTTTTAAGGATTTGGTAAAAATAGATAATAAAATAAAAAATTCTTTTAATAGATTTATAGAAGAAATAAAAAATAAAACTGATGATGAAATAATCGATGAATATAAAGATTATCAAATATATTGTCCATTATATATTTTATCTCAATTAATAATACATACCAAAGATAAAAACTTGGCTTTTAAATTATTATCTATAATTTCCAAAATAGAAAATAATGAAAATATAATCATTAGAAATATTTTATGTTCTTTATTTTTAATTATTGATGTATCAGAGGAAATAAAAAATAAGTTTTTAGAAATTTTATCAAATAATAAAGGTTCGTCAGCTTTATTTATGAAGGATATTAATGTCTTTTATAAGAGTGAATATTTTATAAGATATATAATAGATATTAATTACACCACATCAGATAATAAATATAATAATGTAACTTTAACATATACATTTATTAATGAGCTTCTTGAAATATTACAGAAAATATTTTATTTATTTAAATCTAATTCTCAAAGTATAAAATTGGAATTAATAGAATCATTATATAATGATGATAAAGATAATTTCTATAATATGTATAAATTATATCAGGAATCTGTTTTGCTTGATTATAATAATTCTAATCCTCAATTAAAATATAATAACATGCATTTTGTAGATAATTGTATTGATATTTATTTGCTTATGTCTGCATTTTTATTTAATAAAAAAGAAAATGAAATTATAGATCATAATATAGTTGATAGGGCAGTAGATTTTCTATGTAATTTTTTAGATCCGCTTCCTGAATGTTATGATGATTATAATGATTATAAATATTTGATACATAATATATTTGAATATCATACTTATATGCTTGCTTTATTATACGATTATAATGATAAGGCTAAAAATTTTATAAAATCCACTCTATATTCTTATATTACAATAAATAGTTTTATTTCAGCTAGAAATTATTTATATGATAAAACAGTTTTCAATATTGTAAAAGAAATATTTACTCTAAATGATAAAGTAAACATAATAGATATTTATTTAACTTACTATATTTATACAAATGCCATATATTCGGCAGATAACAAGAAAAAAACATTATTAAATATATATAATGTCATAGAAATAGGCAATAATTATTTAGAAGATATTGATAAGTTTATTAATGATGATAAGTTTATAAAAAATATTTCTAAGGATATTAATTTCACCATACATTTTTTGAATACTTTATATAACAAAGAAAGTAAAATAGAAAATTATAAATTAGTGTTAAAACTTCTTGAAACATCAAAATCAAAAGAAATAAAAAAGACATGCATTAAAATATTAGAAAAATCAGAAAGCAAAGTAAAAGATGATTTAATTCAGAAACTTGATAAAGCTAAAGGAGAATTTGAAACTTCATTAAAAAGCATAATAAGAATTTGGGATATGAGCAGATTTAATGAAAGTTTTGAGTTTAAAAATATAGAAGAAATAAACTCTCATGTAGATAAATATTATAATGAAGGATATGAAGAAAAAATCAATAAATATAGCTTTATAGAAAAAGAAATATCAAATGTATTATTAAAAGATAAAAAAACATTAGTACCGTTAAAAGTAATGAAGTATATTTTTACTGAATATATAGCATTAAAAGAAATAAACAAATTAATAGATATAGAAAAAATAATTAATCATTTTGATATGGAATATTTTAGAAATGCTTTATCAAATATTTATAATGAATTTGTTAATTTGAAATATCCTATAGAATTAAAAAACATATATATTCTTTACTGTTTATATATGGATGATGAAGCAGTGTTAAAATTAAAAAATGAAGTTGCTTATTTAACTAATAATGCCAGAGGAGCATTAGCAGCACATATAGTACAATGTATGGCATTGAATGGAAATAAATTGGTTCTTGTTATGCTTGATTCTATTTCTTTAAAGTATAAAAATAATCAAGTTAAAAATGCTGCTAAAACTGCATTAGAAAATGTTTCTTCTATACTTGGAATTAGCAGAGATGAACTTATTGATAAAATAATACCTAATTTTGATTTTGACAGTAAAGGACAAAAGACTTTATCTTATGGAGGAGAGGCTCAAAGAACTTTTACTATAAGTATAAACAATGATTTTAGTTTATCAATTAAAGATAATCAAAATGATAAAACAATAAAATCTCTTCCTGCTCCAAATACTAAAGATGATAAAGATACAGCTTCAAAAGCAAAAAAAGAATTAACAGAATTAAAAAAATCTATAAAAAATACTGTAGAAAATCAAATTATAAGATTGAAAAAAGTATTATTAAATGGAAGAAAATGGAGCTATAAAGGATTTAAAGAAGTATTTGTGGATAATCCTTTGATGAATATATTCGCTCAAAAACTTATATGGGGCATTTATGATGATAATAATAAATTAATAGAGTCATTCAGATATACGGAAGATGGTTCTTTTAATACTGTACATGATGAAGAATATATATTTAAAGATGAATTAAAAGATAAAAAGAATATAACATTAATTCACCCTATAGAACTTGATAATGATATTTTATTGAAATGGAAAAATCAATTATCAGATTATGATATAGCACAACCTATAGAACAGCTTAATATGATTTATGAGCTTCCAGAAGAAAAAGATATAAATAAAAATCTTGAAATAGTATATCATGATAACAAAGTTAATCCTTATGCATTAATGAAATTTGCAGCTTCTCTTGATATGAAAAGGGGAGAGGTTTTAGATGCTGGAACTTTTTTTGAATATTCTTTGAAAGATGAAATAGCAAAAATAATGTTTGTTATTCATTTTAATTATTTGATGGTTGGTTATGTACAAGAAGAAGATGTTGACATTGAAAGAGCAGTATTTTATAAATTAGATGAAGATAATAATTTTGATTTTAATTGTCCAAGCAATCCTTTGGAATTGAATAAAAGATTTGTATCTTCTATGTGCGGTTTAGTAAAAGAGTTATAA
- the rplT gene encoding 50S ribosomal protein L20, with protein MRAVSGVVRKKKVKKILNMAKGYYGSHSKQMKQAKEAVIRGLKYAYRDRRQKKRMMRRLWTLRINAACRPLGISYSKFINGLKKANVIIDRKALSNLAIDDYKAFEAVVEVAKKALA; from the coding sequence ATGAGAGCAGTTAGCGGTGTAGTAAGAAAGAAAAAAGTAAAAAAAATATTAAATATGGCTAAAGGTTACTATGGTTCTCATAGTAAGCAAATGAAACAAGCTAAAGAAGCTGTAATAAGAGGCTTAAAATACGCTTATCGTGATAGAAGACAGAAAAAAAGAATGATGAGACGTTTATGGACGTTAAGAATCAATGCAGCTTGCAGACCTTTAGGTATATCTTACAGCAAGTTCATTAACGGACTTAAAAAAGCTAATGTTATTATTGATAGAAAAGCTTTATCTAATTTAGCTATCGATGATTATAAAGCATTTGAGGCTGTAGTTGAAGTAGCTAAAAAAGCACTTGCTTAA
- the rpmI gene encoding 50S ribosomal protein L35: MKQKLKTKSGAKKRFRFSKTGKVKFAHAFGSHKFLSKRPDTKRKYRKARIADDTNMLEMPRLMPYGR; this comes from the coding sequence ATGAAACAAAAATTAAAAACAAAAAGCGGTGCAAAAAAACGTTTTAGATTTTCTAAAACTGGTAAAGTAAAATTTGCTCATGCATTTGGTAGCCACAAATTCTTAAGCAAAAGACCTGACACTAAAAGAAAGTATCGTAAGGCTAGAATAGCAGATGATACTAATATGTTAGAAATGCCAAGATTAATGCCTTATGGCAGATAA
- the infC gene encoding translation initiation factor IF-3 translates to MATVKKEGERINQFITAPEVRVVHDERGSLGVMSIKDALALAKSEGSDLVEIAPTAEPPVCKIINYGKYKFDIQKKSKEAKKKQKSVQLKEIKMRPQISIHDYNFKMKHIREFLDEGNKVKITIMFRGREMAHTEFGYDLINKIIQDLENEAATEKPAKLEGKNLSAVLNPVKVKKTDSEGSANKKESSETNEG, encoded by the coding sequence ATGGCAACAGTAAAAAAAGAAGGAGAGAGAATTAATCAATTTATTACTGCACCAGAAGTTAGGGTTGTGCATGATGAGAGAGGGAGTCTTGGTGTAATGAGTATTAAAGATGCTCTTGCATTGGCAAAAAGTGAAGGTTCAGATTTAGTGGAGATAGCTCCTACAGCAGAACCTCCTGTTTGTAAGATTATCAATTATGGTAAGTATAAATTTGATATTCAGAAGAAGAGTAAAGAAGCTAAGAAAAAGCAAAAGTCAGTTCAGCTTAAAGAAATCAAGATGCGTCCTCAGATAAGCATACATGATTACAACTTTAAAATGAAGCATATTCGTGAATTCTTAGATGAAGGCAATAAGGTTAAGATTACTATAATGTTTAGGGGTAGGGAAATGGCTCATACTGAATTCGGCTATGACCTTATCAATAAGATTATACAAGATTTAGAGAATGAAGCTGCTACAGAGAAACCTGCTAAATTAGAAGGTAAGAATTTATCTGCAGTACTTAACCCTGTAAAAGTTAAGAAAACTGATTCTGAAGGTTCTGCCAATAAAAAAGAATCTTCTGAAACTAATGAAGGATAA
- the thrS gene encoding threonine--tRNA ligase, producing the protein MSKINYLGQSYDLSNGESLLDFLKQNAKKDSKDAVAAKFNGTEVDLTYTPETDGDLELILTTSDEGLEILRHSTSHLMAQAVRRLYPNTQVTIGPAIKDGFYYDFDAEKPFTEEDLPKIEDEMKKIIKENIPVVRKVMNKNEAIEYFKKANEPYKVEIIEGIDADTVSFYEQGDFIDLCRGPHVPSTGYLKAYKLMSVAGSYWRGDSNNKMLSRIYGTAFESKESLDKYLKKLKEAKERDHRKLGKELNLFSFHDEGPGFPFWHPRGMVIYKAVESYIRNENEKRGYVEIKTPAILNEELWHRSGHWDNYKENMYFTEIDETKYAVKPMNCPGGLIVYNSNIHSYRDLPLRVAELGFVHRHELSGALHGLFRVRAFTQDDAHIFCTEEQLGDEIINTIEYYLSVYKDFGFENFEIFVSTRPAKSIGSDEIWELATKSLINALDKLRISYKINEGDGAFYGPKIDFNIKDVLDRNWQCGTLQVDFSLPMRFEISYEGKDGKKHTPVMLHRAILGSMERFIGILVEHYNGKFPLWLSPLQVAVVNVLNEQPQIDRVNEVAKALKDSGFRVEIDESNDNLGTKIKKYRLQRTPYTVIIGAEEVSSGKLSIRTRSSQEIKDMDLNEFIEKLKKESKERMNDSIFTTK; encoded by the coding sequence ATGTCAAAAATTAATTATTTAGGACAGTCTTATGATTTGTCCAATGGAGAGTCTTTATTAGACTTCCTTAAACAAAATGCTAAAAAAGATTCCAAAGATGCAGTAGCAGCTAAGTTTAACGGAACAGAAGTTGACCTTACATATACGCCTGAAACAGACGGCGATTTAGAATTGATACTTACCACCTCAGATGAGGGACTTGAAATATTAAGACACTCTACAAGCCACTTAATGGCTCAGGCAGTTAGAAGACTTTATCCTAATACTCAAGTTACTATAGGACCTGCTATCAAAGACGGTTTTTACTATGACTTTGATGCTGAAAAGCCTTTCACTGAAGAAGATTTGCCAAAAATCGAAGATGAAATGAAAAAAATTATCAAAGAGAATATTCCTGTAGTAAGAAAAGTAATGAATAAAAATGAGGCTATAGAATATTTCAAGAAAGCTAATGAACCTTATAAAGTTGAAATTATAGAAGGTATAGATGCTGATACAGTATCTTTTTATGAGCAAGGCGATTTTATAGACCTTTGCCGCGGACCTCATGTTCCTTCAACAGGTTATTTAAAAGCATATAAACTTATGTCTGTTGCTGGAAGCTATTGGAGAGGGGATTCTAATAATAAAATGCTTTCACGTATATATGGTACTGCTTTTGAAAGTAAAGAATCATTGGATAAATATCTTAAAAAACTCAAAGAAGCTAAAGAAAGAGACCATAGAAAATTAGGTAAGGAGTTAAACTTATTTAGTTTCCATGATGAAGGTCCTGGTTTTCCTTTCTGGCATCCTAGAGGAATGGTTATTTATAAAGCTGTTGAATCATATATAAGAAATGAAAATGAAAAACGCGGATATGTTGAAATAAAAACTCCTGCTATACTTAATGAAGAATTATGGCATAGAAGCGGACACTGGGATAACTATAAAGAAAACATGTATTTTACAGAAATTGATGAAACTAAATATGCTGTAAAACCAATGAACTGTCCAGGTGGTTTGATTGTTTATAATTCTAACATACATAGTTATAGAGATTTGCCTTTAAGAGTTGCTGAATTAGGTTTTGTTCATAGACATGAGCTTTCAGGAGCTTTGCATGGACTTTTCAGAGTAAGAGCTTTCACTCAAGATGATGCTCATATATTCTGTACTGAAGAACAGTTAGGCGACGAGATTATTAATACTATTGAATACTATTTATCTGTATATAAAGACTTTGGTTTCGAGAACTTTGAAATATTTGTTTCTACTAGACCAGCAAAATCTATCGGAAGCGATGAGATTTGGGAGCTTGCTACTAAATCATTAATCAATGCTTTAGACAAATTAAGAATAAGCTATAAGATTAATGAAGGCGACGGAGCTTTCTATGGTCCTAAGATAGATTTCAATATTAAAGATGTTCTTGACAGAAATTGGCAATGCGGTACTTTACAAGTTGATTTCTCACTTCCTATGAGATTTGAGATTAGCTATGAAGGTAAAGACGGTAAAAAACATACTCCTGTAATGCTTCACAGAGCTATACTTGGTTCTATGGAACGTTTTATAGGTATATTAGTTGAACACTATAATGGTAAATTCCCATTATGGTTATCACCTTTACAAGTAGCTGTAGTTAATGTACTTAATGAACAGCCTCAAATTGATAGGGTTAATGAAGTAGCTAAAGCATTGAAAGATTCAGGATTCAGAGTAGAAATTGATGAGTCAAATGATAATTTAGGTACTAAGATTAAAAAATATCGCTTGCAAAGAACTCCATATACAGTTATAATAGGAGCTGAAGAAGTTTCTAGTGGAAAATTATCTATTAGAACACGTTCTTCACAAGAAATTAAAGATATGGATTTAAATGAGTTCATAGAAAAACTCAAAAAAGAATCTAAGGAGAGAATGAATGATTCTATATTTACTACTAAATGA
- a CDS encoding class II fructose-bisphosphate aldolase yields the protein MVKFSDLGLVNSRELFKKAIGGGYAIPAFNFNNMEQLQAIVQACVETKSPVIIQVSSGARKYANQTLLRYMAQGAVEYAKELGVNVPIVLHLDHGDSLELCKSCIEYGFSSVMIDGSHYDYNKNVEITRSVVEYAHKYDVTVEGELGVLAGVEDDVVAEHHTYTQPEEVEDFVKKTGVDSLAISIGTSHGAYKFKPGQNPQIRLDILKEIEKKIPGFPIVLHGSSSVPQEYVKMINENGGKLDDAIGIPEEQLREASKSAVCKINIDSDSRLAMTAAIRKVFHDDPKEFDPRKYLGPARDEMKKLYMHKIINVLGSNGKI from the coding sequence ATGGTTAAATTCTCAGACTTAGGTCTTGTTAATAGTAGAGAACTTTTTAAAAAAGCTATAGGCGGCGGTTATGCTATACCAGCATTTAACTTTAACAATATGGAACAACTTCAAGCTATAGTACAGGCATGTGTAGAAACTAAAAGCCCTGTTATAATTCAGGTTTCTTCAGGTGCTAGAAAATATGCTAATCAAACATTATTAAGATATATGGCTCAAGGTGCTGTTGAATATGCTAAAGAATTAGGCGTTAATGTACCTATAGTTTTACACTTGGATCATGGCGATAGTTTAGAACTTTGTAAAAGCTGTATTGAATATGGTTTTTCTTCTGTTATGATAGACGGAAGCCATTATGATTATAACAAAAACGTAGAAATTACTAGAAGCGTTGTTGAGTATGCTCATAAATATGATGTTACTGTTGAAGGTGAATTGGGAGTACTTGCTGGTGTTGAAGATGATGTTGTAGCTGAACATCACACTTATACTCAGCCTGAAGAAGTAGAAGACTTCGTTAAAAAAACAGGAGTTGACTCTCTTGCTATTTCTATAGGTACTAGCCATGGTGCTTATAAATTTAAACCTGGTCAAAATCCTCAAATAAGATTAGATATTCTTAAAGAAATTGAGAAAAAAATTCCTGGATTCCCTATCGTACTTCATGGTTCTTCAAGCGTACCTCAAGAGTATGTTAAAATGATCAATGAAAACGGCGGTAAATTAGATGATGCTATAGGTATTCCAGAAGAGCAATTAAGAGAAGCTTCTAAGAGTGCTGTTTGTAAAATCAACATCGACAGCGATTCAAGACTTGCTATGACTGCTGCTATTAGAAAAGTATTCCATGATGATCCTAAAGAATTCGATCCTAGAAAATATTTAGGACCTGCTCGTGATGAAATGAAAAAACTTTATATGCATAAAATAATTAATGTATTAGGTTCAAACGGTAAAATATAA
- a CDS encoding SAM hydrolase/SAM-dependent halogenase family protein, with protein sequence MKKYILILLFALIVSCTKTVDKSPLALQTDFGRKDNAVASMYGVALTVDKDLKVYDLTHEIPAFNIWEAALRLDQTARYWPEGTVFVNVVDPGVGTDRKSVVMKTTNNYYFVTPDNGSLTFVAESLGIEEVREIDEAVNRLTNSQESYTFHGRDVYVYTGARLASKQITFEQVGKSLGTNITKIEYQKAKFENGKFSANIPILDVQYGNVWSSLPRQLMLDNGVQVGDILNVSIYNQGNLVWNGDVKLVNTFGDVPEGDNMAYFNSELNFSVAVNMGNFSDKYKVYSGPEWSMEIIKK encoded by the coding sequence ATGAAAAAATATATATTAATATTATTATTTGCTTTAATAGTATCATGTACAAAAACAGTAGATAAATCACCTCTTGCACTTCAAACAGATTTCGGAAGAAAGGATAATGCAGTTGCTAGTATGTACGGAGTTGCTTTGACTGTAGATAAAGATTTAAAAGTTTATGATCTTACTCATGAGATACCTGCTTTTAATATTTGGGAGGCTGCTTTAAGACTAGATCAAACTGCTAGATATTGGCCTGAAGGTACTGTATTTGTAAATGTTGTAGATCCGGGAGTTGGTACTGATAGAAAATCAGTTGTTATGAAAACTACTAACAATTATTATTTTGTAACTCCTGATAATGGTTCTTTAACTTTTGTTGCTGAAAGTTTAGGTATAGAAGAAGTAAGAGAAATTGATGAAGCTGTAAACAGACTCACTAACTCTCAAGAATCATATACTTTTCATGGCAGAGATGTTTATGTATATACTGGTGCAAGACTAGCTTCAAAGCAAATAACTTTTGAACAGGTTGGAAAATCTTTAGGTACTAATATTACTAAAATAGAATATCAAAAAGCAAAATTTGAAAACGGAAAATTCTCTGCTAATATTCCAATACTTGATGTACAGTACGGTAATGTATGGTCATCACTTCCTCGTCAATTAATGCTGGATAATGGAGTACAGGTTGGAGATATTTTGAATGTTTCTATATACAATCAAGGAAATTTAGTATGGAACGGAGATGTCAAACTTGTTAATACTTTCGGAGATGTACCTGAAGGCGATAATATGGCTTATTTCAATTCAGAGCTTAATTTCTCTGTTGCTGTGAATATGGGTAATTTCTCTGACAAATATAAAGTATACAGCGGTCCTGAATGGAGTATGGAAATAATAAAAAAGTAA
- a CDS encoding GmrSD restriction endonuclease domain-containing protein: protein MARRKKKKSSPLFILFILLIAAGYYYYNNVYNKKEISKTEKPKKETVTIYNRDDWGDWADEDNDGLNTRHEVLARESLIKPVISNNRVISGKWYDKFTGKYFTNAKDLDIDHLVPLKNAHISGASNWSKEKKNEYYNYMKNENHLVAVSKGANRSKGDKSPVEWLPPNEEYQCEYVREWYKIKTDWGLTIEEGFDEVSNRVCKGK, encoded by the coding sequence ATGGCAAGAAGAAAAAAGAAAAAATCATCTCCTTTATTTATATTATTCATTTTATTAATAGCAGCAGGATACTATTATTATAATAATGTATACAATAAAAAAGAAATATCAAAAACAGAAAAGCCCAAAAAAGAAACTGTTACTATATACAACAGAGACGATTGGGGAGATTGGGCTGATGAAGATAATGATGGACTTAATACAAGGCATGAAGTATTAGCCAGAGAATCATTAATAAAACCTGTAATATCTAATAACAGAGTGATATCAGGAAAATGGTATGATAAGTTTACAGGAAAATATTTTACTAATGCCAAAGATTTAGATATAGATCATTTAGTACCTTTAAAAAATGCCCATATCAGCGGTGCTAGTAATTGGAGCAAAGAAAAGAAAAATGAATACTACAATTATATGAAGAATGAAAATCATTTGGTAGCTGTATCAAAAGGTGCAAATCGTTCTAAAGGTGATAAATCCCCGGTAGAATGGCTTCCTCCTAATGAAGAATATCAATGCGAATATGTAAGAGAATGGTATAAAATCAAAACCGATTGGGGGCTTACAATAGAAGAAGGTTTTGATGAAGTATCAAACAGAGTATGCAAAGGAAAATAA
- a CDS encoding ankyrin repeat domain-containing protein — MKFVLIIISLIVLMSCSNSEEKKENNINPNVNTNLNSSAQNTNTVITNQNNIVTNNVNNKSDVIVRKNIYPIKSYTEKELDEILLFRVNKLLESYGNDEENEELIKKEKEKLKPIRDLLIKTINAEDEDGNNALMLAIKYSTDSIVYYDLIKWIVEHGIDLSSEKIFKTLSYYYYLKKTSYDHIGSKEYSDIVYYLIDSGIYFDYKDVYDLMVNNGDSDIIKKMLDILYDYNFEKVDYNLQSDLLFTSIHNQDIDLVKYFLDLGADINSLNRMRDGSIGTPLMYSAFLENYDIADYLLEKNADVNINCFQDNQELENIWNHYSYYTDERDEIINNFPVLSPTNLNGTVITGNNYYDLIVKILNKTAQNFKLANTYFYYEPTSESIVKSDTNDKYMFISSPILNQEYIDYPDDFTSEEDKYFHYITIWKKEYNKASFISGFYPLQDAFYEYTYLSDFNIVVSGNYITIEQYDSAKTYYYTFIIENNELYLDKFSMSKSNLISASATNFSEVYNEEYYYNYKSDAQKFNQTNRVKLIDVEKGFFEQLIEDYNK, encoded by the coding sequence ATGAAATTTGTATTAATTATAATAAGTTTAATTGTTTTAATGAGCTGTTCTAATAGTGAAGAAAAGAAAGAAAACAATATAAATCCTAATGTAAATACCAATTTAAACTCATCAGCACAAAATACGAATACAGTTATTACTAATCAAAATAATATAGTTACTAATAATGTTAATAATAAAAGTGATGTTATAGTAAGAAAAAATATATACCCTATAAAATCTTATACAGAAAAAGAACTTGATGAGATACTTTTATTTAGAGTTAATAAATTATTAGAGTCGTATGGAAATGATGAAGAAAATGAAGAGTTAATAAAAAAAGAAAAAGAAAAATTGAAACCTATAAGAGATTTGCTTATAAAAACTATCAATGCTGAAGATGAAGATGGTAATAATGCATTAATGCTTGCTATAAAATACAGTACAGACTCTATTGTTTATTATGATTTAATAAAATGGATTGTAGAGCATGGCATTGATTTATCAAGTGAAAAAATATTTAAAACATTATCTTATTATTATTATCTTAAAAAAACATCTTATGATCATATTGGCAGTAAAGAATATTCAGATATTGTTTATTATTTGATAGACTCTGGAATATATTTTGACTATAAAGATGTATATGACTTAATGGTTAATAATGGTGATTCGGATATTATTAAAAAAATGCTTGATATATTATACGATTATAATTTTGAAAAAGTTGATTATAACTTACAAAGTGATTTATTATTTACTTCCATACATAATCAGGATATTGATTTAGTAAAATATTTTCTGGATCTTGGTGCTGATATTAATTCTCTAAATAGAATGAGGGATGGTTCTATAGGAACTCCTTTAATGTATAGTGCATTTTTAGAAAATTATGATATTGCTGATTATTTATTGGAAAAAAATGCTGATGTTAATATTAATTGTTTTCAAGACAATCAAGAATTAGAAAACATTTGGAATCATTATAGTTATTATACTGATGAAAGAGATGAAATAATAAATAACTTTCCTGTTTTAAGTCCTACAAATTTGAATGGTACTGTTATTACAGGAAATAATTATTATGATTTGATTGTAAAAATATTAAATAAAACAGCTCAGAATTTTAAATTAGCTAATACTTATTTTTACTATGAACCAACTTCTGAGTCTATTGTTAAATCTGATACTAATGATAAATATATGTTTATATCATCTCCTATATTAAATCAGGAATATATAGATTATCCTGATGATTTTACAAGCGAGGAGGATAAATATTTTCATTATATAACTATATGGAAAAAAGAGTATAATAAAGCTTCATTTATATCAGGGTTTTATCCTTTACAAGATGCATTTTATGAATATACATATTTAAGCGATTTTAATATTGTTGTATCAGGAAACTATATTACAATAGAACAATATGATAGTGCTAAAACATATTATTACACATTTATTATAGAAAATAATGAATTATATTTAGATAAATTTTCTATGAGTAAATCTAATCTTATATCAGCATCAGCTACTAATTTTTCAGAAGTATACAATGAAGAGTATTATTATAATTATAAATCAGATGCACAGAAATTTAATCAAACAAACAGAGTAAAACTCATTGATGTTGAAAAAGGATTTTTTGAACAGCTTATAGAAGACTATAATAAATAA